The following are from one region of the Coffea eugenioides isolate CCC68of chromosome 2, Ceug_1.0, whole genome shotgun sequence genome:
- the LOC113761924 gene encoding phytochrome A1 — protein sequence MSASRPSQSSSSSARSKHSARIIAQTSIDAKLNADFEESGSSFDYSSSVRVTPPGEHRPRSDRITTAYLHQIQKGKFIQPFGCLLALDEKTFKVIAYSENAPEMLTMVSHAVPSVGDHPVIDIGTDIRTIFTNPSAAALYKALGFGEVSLLNPILVHCKTSGKPFYAIVHRVTGSLIIDFEPVKPYEVPMTAAGALQSYKLAAKAITRLQSLPSGSLDRLCDTMVQEVFELTGYDRVMTYKFHDDDHGEVISEVTKPGLEPYVGLHYPATDIPQAARFLFMKNKVRMICDCRAKHMKVIQDEKLPFDLTLCGSTLRAPHTCHLQYMENMTSIASLVMAVIINDGDDEGDSSEPADPQKRKRLWGLVVCHNTTPRFVPFPLRYACEFLTQVFAIHVSKELELENQIVEKNILKTQTLLCDMLLSDAPLGIVSQSPNIMDLVKCDGAVLMYKNEIHRMGLTPTDFQLRDIISWLSEYHMDSTGLSTDSLYDAGFPGALALGDVVCGMAAVRISDKDWLFWFRSHTAAEIRWGGAKHEPGEKDDGRKMHPRSSFKAFLEVVKTRSLTWKDYEMDAIHSLQLILRNSSKEDEGTKSDTQEIHSKLNDLRIDGLQELEAVTSEMVRLIETASVPILAVDIDGVVNGWNTKISDLTGLAVDEAIGRKLLTLVEDSSAETVNKMLELALLGKEEQNVQFEIKTHGSKADAGPVSLIVNACASRDVRGTVVGVCFVAQDITGQKAIMDKFTRIEGDYRAIVQNPNPLIPPIFGTDEFGWCSEWNSAMTKVSGWRREQVMDKMLLGEVFGIHTACCRLRNQEAFVNLGILLNNAISGQASEKIPFGFFARNGKYIECLLCVSKKLDREGAVTGVFCFLQLASYELQQALHIQRLSEETALKRLKVLAYIRMQIRNPLSGIIFSRKMLEDTELGEDQKNLLQTSAQCQRQLNKILDDTDLDSIIDGYLDLEMVEFKLHEVLVASISQVMIKSSAKGVVIVNNLAESLMNETLYGDGLRLQQVLADFLLTSVNFTPNGGQLGLGGKLTKDRLGESVQLAHLELRMTHSGGGVPEELLNQMFGTNGEASDEGISLLISRKLVKLMNGDVQYLREAGRSTFIISVELAVANQPAA from the exons ATGTCAGCTTCAAGACCTAGTCAGTCTTCCAGCAGTTCAGCAAGATCAAAGCACAGTGCTCGGATAATTGCACAGACCTCCATAGATGCAAAGCTCAATGCTGATTTTGAGGAGTCAGGTAGTTCCTTTGACTATTCGAGCTCAGTGCGTGTCACACCTCCTGGAGAGCACAGACCTAGATCTGATAGGATAACCACAGCTTACCTTCATCAGATTCAGAAAGGAAAATTTATCCAGCCATTTGGATGTCTTTTAGCTCTGGATGAGAAAACTTTCAAAGTCATTGCTTATAGTGAAAATGCTCCTGAAATGCTGACCATGGTCAGTCACGCTGTTCCGAGTGTTGGTGATCATCCGGTTATTGACATTGGAACTGATATCAGAACTATTTTTACTAATCCTAGTGCAGCAGCATTGTATAAGGCCTTAGGATTTGGAGAGGTTTCTCTGCTGAATCCTATATTGGTCCACTGTAAAACTTCTGGGAAGCCGTTTTATGCCATTGTTCACAGGGTGACAGGTAGCTTAATCATTGATTTTGAGCCTGTGAAGCCTTATGAAGTCCCCATGACTGCTGCTGGTGCTTTGCAGTCCTATAAGCTTGCTGCCAAAGCCATTACACGCCTGCAGTCCCTACCCAGTGGGAGCTTGGATAGACTTTGTGATACAATGGTTCAAGAGGTTTTTGAACTGACAGGTTATGACAGGGTGATGACATATAAATTTCACGATGATGATCATGGAGAGGTGATAAGCGAAGTCACGAAGCCAGGCCTAGAGCCCTATGTGGGTCTGCATTACCCAGCTACAGATATCCCTCAGGCTGCACGCTTTTTATTCATGAAAAACAAAGTTCGCATGATATGCGACTGCCGAGCAAAACATATGAAGGTGATTCAAGATGAGAAGCTTCCTTTTGATCTTACTTTATGTGGCTCCACACTCAGGGCCCCTCATACGTGCCATTTGCAATATATGGAAAACATGACTTCAATTGCATCTCTGGTGATGGCTGTCATAATCAATGATGGGGATGATGAGGGGGATAGTTCTGAGCCTGCAGACCCTCAAAAAAGGAAAAGGCTTTGGGGATTGGTTGTGTGTCATAACACAACACCGAGATTTGTTCCTTTCCCTCTTCGGTATGCCTGTGAGTTCCTCACTCAAGTGTTTGCTATCCATGTCAGCAAGGAGTTGGAATTAGAAAATCAGATTGTTGAGAAGAACATTCTGAAAACACAGACTCTCTTGTGTGATATGCTGTTGAGTGATGCACCCTTGGGCATTGTTTCACAGAGTCCAAACATAATGGATCTTGTGAAATGTGATGGGGCGGTCTTAATGTACAAGAACGAAATACATAGAATGGGATTAACTCCAACTGACTTTCAGCTGCGTGATATAATATCCTGGCTTTCTGAGTATCACATGGATTCAACGGGTTTGAGCACAGACAGTTTATATGATGCTGGGTTCCCTGGGGCTCTTGCTCTTGGTGATGTAGTTTGTGGGATGGCAGCTGTTCGGATATCAGATAAGGACTGGCTTTTCTGGTTCAGATCACACACTGCTGCAGAGATTCGATGGGGTGGTGCAAAGCATGAACCTGGGGAGAAGGATGATGGTAGGAAGATGCATCCGAGGTCTTCATTCAAAGCATTTCTTGAAGTTGTTAAGACCAGAAGTTTAACTTGGAAGGATTATGAGATGGATGCAATCCATTCTTTGCAGCTTATACTGAGAAATTCTTCCAAGGAAGATGAGGGAACCAAGTCAGACACTCAGGAAATCCATTCAAAACTTAATGACCTCCGGATCGACGGATTGCAGGAATTGGAAGCGGTGACATCTGAAATGGTTCGGCTGATTGAGACAGCATCAGTTCCAATCTTGGCGGTTGATATTGATGGGGTGGTTAATGGGTGGAATACAAAGATTTCCGATTTAACTGGTCTTGCTGTTGATGAAGCAATTGGGAGGAAATTGCTTACCCTTGTTGAAGATTCATCGGCTGAAACAGTGAATAAGATGCTGGAATTGGCATTGCTGG GCAAAGAAGAACAAAATGTGCAATTTGAGATTAAAACACATGGATCAAAAGCTGATGCGGGCCCAGTTAGCTTGATTGTGAATGCCTGTGCAAGCAGGGATGTTAGAGGGACTGTTGTGGGTGTATGTTTTGTTGCCCAGGATATAACTGGTCAGAAGGCTATCATGGACAAGTTTACTAGAATTGAAGGTGATTACAGAGCTATTGTACAAAATCCCAACCCGTTGATTCCTCCAATATTTGGAACGGATGAATTTGGCTGGTGCTCTGAGTGGAATTCTGCCATGACAAAAGTATCTGGATGGCGTAGAGAGCAGGTTATGGATAAGATGCTTTTAGGAGAGGTTTTTGGAATTCATACAGCCTGTTGCAGGCTCAGGAATCAGGAAGCTTTTGTGAATCTTGGTATTTTACTAAACAATGCCATAAGTGGTCAAGCATCTGAAAAGATACCTTTTGGTTTCTTTGCACGGAATGGGAAGTACATAGAGTGCCTGCTCTGTGTGAGCAAAAAGCTGGATAGAGAGGGTGCAGTCACTGGGGTATTTTGCTTTCTGCAGCTGGCAAGTTACGAGTTGCAGCAGGCACTTCATATTCAAAGACTATCTGAGGAAACTGCATTGAAAAGGTTGAAGGTATTGGCTTACATAAGGATGCAGATAAGAAATCCACTGTCTGGAATTATTTTTTCAAGGAAGATGTTGGAGGACACTGAGTTGGGAGAGGATCAGAAGAATCTGCTACAAACCAGTGCCCAGTGTCAGCGTCAGCTTAACAAGATTCTTGATGACACTGATCTTGACAGCATAATTGATGG GTATTTGGATCTGGAAATGGTGGAATTCAAGCTACATGAAGTACTGGTTGCTTCCATTAGTCAAGTCATGATCAAAAGCAGTGCAAAGGGTGTTGTGATAGTGAATAATTTGGCTGAAAGTCTTATGAATGAAACTCTATATGGTGATGGACTGAGGCTTCAGCAAGTTCTAGCTGATTTCCTGTTGACATCGGTGAATTTTACACCAAATGGAGGCCAGCTGGGTCTTGGAGGAAAGTTGACTAAAGACCGATTAGGGGAGTCAGTTCAGCTTGCCCATTTGGA
- the LOC113762911 gene encoding uncharacterized protein LOC113762911, with product MSGSDIKDPSSSGGGGGYDDEEEEQEQEQVTSSPAKRDGLKKETGQGGNKEPKRVSIFRFGKAKKKLKLLQSNRRRRRRRKAGFINSGGCFGRGGGEGGVVEGCCCLCTKQPQAVDSSGESPPTSDPNSKEFTYDMLKVFIEKNDFYAADCNPHLDSS from the coding sequence ATGTCTGGCTCTGATATAAAAGATCCATCCTccagtggtggtggtggtgggtatgatgatgaagaagaagaacaagaacAAGAACAAGTTACTAGTAGCCCAGCAAAAAGGGATGGTCTAAAGAAGGAAACTGGACAAGGGGGTAATAAAGAACCCAAAAGGGTGTCTATATTTCGATTTGGGAAGGCCAAGAAAAAGCTGAAGCTGTTGCAGAGTaataggaggaggaggaggaggaggaaggctgGTTTCATAAATTCAGGGGGGTGTTTTGGGAGAGGTGGAGGGGAAGGTGGGGTGGTAGAGGGTTGTTGTTGCTTGTGCACAAAGCAACCGCAGGCAGTGGATTCCTCAGGTGAGTCGCCACCCACCAGTGATCCTAATAGTAAGGAGTTTACTTATGACATGTTGAAAGTTTTTATTGAAAAGAATGATTTTTATGCTGCAGATTGTAATCCACATTTGGATTCCAGTTAA